Proteins from a single region of Desulfobacter postgatei 2ac9:
- a CDS encoding response regulator produces the protein MKEIPAPHTRLLLVDDEKGFVDVLTNRLGRRGIQAVKAYSGAQALRALREARFDVMVLDLKMEDMDGIEVLKIVRKMAPDLPVIILTGHGSRTAAEEGMTIGAFDYLTKPCELNQLMEKINLARQTRNKRNGEKNQ, from the coding sequence ATGAAAGAGATACCCGCACCCCATACCCGGCTGCTTCTGGTGGATGATGAGAAAGGATTCGTGGATGTGCTGACCAACCGGCTGGGCCGTCGGGGCATTCAGGCCGTCAAGGCATATTCCGGCGCTCAAGCCCTGCGGGCGCTTCGTGAAGCCAGGTTTGATGTCATGGTCCTGGATCTGAAAATGGAAGATATGGACGGCATTGAGGTGTTGAAAATTGTCAGGAAAATGGCCCCGGATCTGCCGGTGATCATTCTGACCGGACACGGTTCAAGAACTGCCGCAGAGGAGGGTATGACCATAGGCGCCTTTGATTACCTGACAAAACCCTGCGAACTTAATCAATTAATGGAGAAAATAAACCTGGCACGGCAGACCAGAAACAAAAGAAACGGAGAAAAAAACCAATGA
- a CDS encoding SLC13 family permease yields the protein MIFKSNGFKLAIAVLIGVIVFILPRPEGTKFKLSGTGADQLSQSVSQYFSTQQTAPDKPVILTAKAPGVEQARAKYLVDQAKAMGLSEVKVDYVDGMPPKAKRFLAVLAVLVVLFVVEPIPLEITAVLIGASLVILGLTDVKGAWAPYMHPVVIFIMCCLIFAIALDRVGLTKRLGYYIIKKAGNSVTKFTFIIAMGLGISSSFMHDAAACAIGIVTMLPLMRAVGIDPHTNTAKFMMLSLPFACSCGGMGSLIGGGRCMVAAAFLKEFTGIEITFFDWIKYCMPAAIICVPAVVLIVYLIYRPDPNIKLPAFDEDLGPMTAVEKKALIIIGAAFISWLTKGLHGLDYSVTGAVAVAGLVLFGVLKWRDINDNLEWGTALFIFGGGISLGLAMGYTGAADYFANLFFPLIEGKGWLVLFVGVGVFGALVTNAMANVAAAALILPIVIPMAQLEGVNPTILALCLGMATSFAMLLVIGCPPNAIAYSYKYFKSSDLTKLGLVTTPALLLILVGVVCTWWKFLGLI from the coding sequence ATGATATTCAAATCAAACGGATTCAAACTGGCAATAGCAGTGTTAATAGGCGTAATCGTGTTTATTCTGCCCAGGCCGGAAGGAACAAAATTTAAACTTTCCGGCACCGGCGCAGACCAGTTAAGTCAGTCAGTGTCACAATATTTTTCAACCCAGCAGACCGCACCCGACAAGCCCGTTATTCTGACGGCCAAGGCACCTGGCGTTGAGCAGGCCCGGGCAAAATATCTTGTCGACCAGGCCAAGGCAATGGGCCTTTCAGAAGTTAAGGTGGATTATGTGGACGGGATGCCCCCCAAAGCCAAACGGTTTTTAGCCGTGCTTGCGGTGCTGGTTGTCCTGTTTGTGGTGGAGCCCATTCCCCTTGAAATCACGGCAGTGCTCATTGGCGCCTCCCTTGTGATTCTGGGCCTAACCGATGTAAAAGGGGCATGGGCGCCCTACATGCATCCTGTTGTTATTTTCATCATGTGCTGCCTGATCTTTGCCATTGCCCTGGACAGAGTGGGGCTGACAAAACGCCTGGGGTATTATATTATTAAAAAAGCGGGCAATTCCGTAACAAAGTTCACCTTTATCATTGCCATGGGCTTAGGAATTTCATCCTCTTTCATGCACGATGCAGCCGCCTGTGCCATCGGTATTGTCACCATGCTGCCCCTGATGCGTGCCGTGGGTATTGACCCCCATACCAACACGGCCAAATTCATGATGCTCTCCCTGCCCTTTGCCTGCTCCTGCGGCGGCATGGGCTCTTTAATAGGCGGCGGCCGGTGCATGGTGGCCGCTGCATTTTTAAAGGAGTTCACCGGGATAGAGATCACCTTTTTTGACTGGATCAAATATTGTATGCCGGCAGCCATTATTTGCGTACCTGCGGTTGTATTGATTGTCTACCTGATCTACCGGCCGGACCCCAATATCAAGCTGCCGGCGTTTGATGAGGATCTGGGACCAATGACGGCTGTTGAGAAAAAAGCACTGATTATTATTGGTGCCGCTTTTATATCATGGCTCACCAAGGGCCTCCACGGCCTGGACTACTCCGTCACCGGGGCTGTGGCCGTGGCTGGCCTGGTGCTGTTCGGCGTTTTAAAATGGCGGGACATCAACGACAACCTGGAGTGGGGCACAGCCCTGTTTATCTTTGGCGGCGGTATCTCTTTAGGCCTTGCCATGGGATATACCGGTGCAGCAGACTATTTTGCCAACCTGTTCTTCCCGCTGATTGAAGGTAAAGGCTGGCTGGTGCTCTTTGTGGGTGTGGGGGTCTTCGGTGCCCTGGTTACCAATGCCATGGCCAATGTGGCGGCAGCGGCTTTAATCTTGCCCATTGTTATTCCCATGGCCCAGCTTGAAGGGGTCAACCCGACCATCCTGGCCCTGTGCCTTGGTATGGCCACATCCTTTGCCATGCTTCTGGTCATCGGCTGTCCGCCCAATGCCATTGCCTATTCATACAAATACTTCAAATCCTCGGATCTGACCAAGCTGGGTCTTGTGACCACACCAGCCCTGCTTCTGATACTGGTAGGCGTGGTATGCACCTGGTGGAAGTTTTTGGGTCTAATATAG
- a CDS encoding response regulator, producing MKLLFVDDEKAFLDTLLKRLEKRELKADAVYDGESAISYLSENANTDVIVLDVKMPGMDGLKTLEVIKNKNPLVEVIMLTGHATVENAIEGMKRGAFDYLMKPCNLEDLIRKIEQAATKKFKHEEKIMEARAKEITGRMV from the coding sequence ATGAAACTTTTATTTGTCGATGATGAGAAAGCCTTTCTGGACACCTTGCTTAAACGGCTTGAAAAACGAGAACTTAAAGCAGACGCCGTTTATGACGGAGAGTCAGCCATAAGCTATCTGTCAGAAAACGCCAACACGGACGTGATTGTCCTTGACGTGAAGATGCCCGGCATGGACGGTCTTAAAACACTTGAGGTCATTAAGAACAAAAATCCGCTGGTGGAGGTCATCATGCTCACGGGCCATGCCACAGTGGAAAATGCCATTGAAGGGATGAAACGCGGCGCATTTGACTACCTGATGAAGCCCTGTAATCTGGAAGATCTCATCCGCAAGATTGAACAGGCGGCAACCAAAAAATTCAAACATGAAGAGAAGATCATGGAGGCCCGAGCCAAAGAAATCACAGGCCGCATGGTTTAG
- a CDS encoding sensor histidine kinase: protein MNEPIADRKAFYQVLTRNIRIRILLVSIIPMMLTLGILCWRFHLAYSEKISAHVGELVLKHTQNIDTFLKEKLGNIRYLAGQLSITEPEMAQQFLTSQLSELNDKYGDVFTDLGLVDSDGVQFAYEGPFRLVNADYSEATWFLKAIESPYYISDLFAGLRGHPHFILAVKLSAQGRTYILRSTINVTTFNSLVENVQIGRTGTAVIVNGKGELQTRARSETMEIVPSFIADPTIFNGKQALILKHENDKGKTYLYALALFKTVDWRMVFRQDTGDALRDMWKAEVLTLIIFLLGCAAIVSVSFTLSRNLVKRIAKADQNNDAMNQQVVESGKLATIGELAAGIAHEINNPVAIMVEEAGWMNDLLEEETGMTPDNKNEFNRAIAQITTQGRRCKDITHKLLSFARKSDATVADIDINDNIREIVALTAQMARYNNVTISTRLDPDLPCIRFSPSELQQVILNLTNNAIDAMGKDGGNVEIVTGVNEQDNNMIEIKVDDNGPGIPAQYLDRIFDPFFTTKAVGKGTGLGLSICYGIIQKMGGTIEVESHVGKGTCFLIRLPLNVDQTTNK from the coding sequence ATGAACGAACCCATAGCTGACAGAAAAGCGTTTTATCAGGTACTGACCCGGAATATCAGAATCCGAATCCTGCTGGTTTCCATTATCCCCATGATGCTGACATTGGGCATTCTGTGCTGGCGGTTTCACTTGGCTTATTCTGAAAAGATCAGCGCTCATGTCGGTGAACTGGTCCTCAAGCACACCCAGAACATCGATACGTTTCTCAAAGAAAAACTGGGGAATATCCGCTACCTGGCCGGGCAGTTGTCCATAACTGAGCCGGAGATGGCCCAGCAGTTTCTGACATCACAACTATCTGAACTGAATGATAAATACGGAGATGTATTTACGGATTTGGGGCTTGTGGATTCAGATGGTGTTCAGTTTGCCTACGAAGGGCCCTTCCGCCTTGTCAATGCCGATTACAGCGAGGCGACCTGGTTTTTAAAGGCCATAGAGAGCCCCTATTATATTTCCGATTTATTTGCAGGGCTTCGCGGCCATCCCCATTTTATCCTGGCAGTCAAACTGTCAGCCCAGGGGCGCACGTATATATTAAGATCCACCATTAATGTTACAACGTTTAACAGTTTGGTGGAAAACGTCCAGATCGGCAGGACAGGTACGGCAGTCATTGTCAATGGCAAGGGAGAACTCCAGACCCGCGCCCGCTCGGAAACCATGGAAATCGTTCCTTCATTTATTGCGGATCCAACCATCTTCAACGGCAAGCAAGCACTCATTCTCAAGCATGAAAATGACAAGGGCAAAACCTATCTGTATGCCCTGGCCCTGTTTAAGACAGTGGACTGGCGCATGGTGTTCCGCCAGGATACCGGAGATGCATTAAGGGATATGTGGAAAGCCGAAGTACTCACCCTCATCATATTCCTGCTCGGATGTGCCGCCATAGTGTCAGTTTCTTTTACACTCTCCAGAAATCTTGTCAAACGCATTGCAAAAGCAGACCAGAATAATGACGCCATGAACCAGCAGGTGGTGGAAAGCGGCAAACTGGCCACAATTGGCGAACTTGCGGCAGGCATTGCCCATGAAATCAACAACCCTGTGGCCATCATGGTGGAAGAGGCCGGATGGATGAACGATCTTCTTGAAGAGGAGACCGGGATGACCCCGGACAATAAAAATGAATTTAACCGGGCCATTGCACAGATTACAACCCAGGGACGGCGCTGCAAAGATATTACCCACAAATTGTTAAGTTTCGCCCGAAAAAGTGATGCCACTGTGGCAGATATCGACATCAATGACAACATCCGCGAAATTGTTGCGCTCACCGCCCAGATGGCCCGGTATAACAATGTCACCATCTCCACCCGGCTTGATCCTGACCTGCCCTGTATCCGATTCTCCCCTTCTGAACTGCAGCAGGTCATCTTGAACCTGACCAACAACGCCATCGATGCCATGGGTAAAGACGGCGGCAACGTGGAGATTGTAACCGGCGTTAATGAGCAGGACAATAATATGATTGAAATTAAAGTGGACGACAACGGACCAGGCATTCCGGCCCAATATCTGGACCGTATTTTTGATCCCTTCTTTACCACCAAGGCCGTGGGAAAAGGCACAGGACTCGGCCTTTCCATCTGTTACGGCATTATTCAGAAAATGGGCGGCACCATTGAAGTGGAAAGCCATGTCGGCAAGGGCACCTGTTTCTTAATCCGGTTGCCCCTAAATGTCGACCAGACAACCAATAAATAA
- a CDS encoding universal stress protein, which yields MSDEKRILVTLDGSKRSKRTIDYLCSFTPFKTRQVTLFNITTPVPEAYYDLNQNSFGKIAVSQVKAWEMGQKTIMTEFLKEARQKMITAGYVPANIEVKLSKQEKGVARGILNEIGSNAYHTLVIRRKGSANSIMGVTMGGVAAKLVEKADKIPLIIAGTRQIQHYLCIAVDGSAGSKRVIQYTAEIMGKTDCRILLCAIMRTTVTDSVPEGKDPFVDMSIQAKCKLENALAKAKENLTQGGIPDDRIETRLIQGAESRAGALLDTARAAKCDTIVLGRKGISDVEAFDLGRIPRKIIYASRKFTIWLIP from the coding sequence ATGTCTGACGAAAAAAGAATATTAGTTACCCTTGACGGCTCAAAACGTTCAAAAAGGACCATTGACTATCTGTGCAGCTTCACCCCCTTTAAAACCAGGCAGGTGACCTTATTTAACATAACAACGCCCGTGCCCGAAGCCTATTATGACCTGAACCAAAATTCCTTCGGCAAGATTGCCGTCTCCCAGGTTAAAGCGTGGGAAATGGGCCAGAAAACCATAATGACCGAATTTCTCAAAGAAGCGCGCCAAAAAATGATAACTGCCGGTTATGTACCGGCAAATATCGAGGTCAAGCTTTCCAAGCAGGAAAAGGGGGTTGCCAGGGGCATTCTCAACGAAATCGGAAGTAATGCGTACCACACGCTTGTGATCCGCAGAAAAGGAAGTGCAAACTCCATTATGGGCGTAACCATGGGTGGCGTTGCTGCCAAGCTGGTGGAAAAAGCAGATAAAATTCCTTTGATTATTGCCGGAACCCGTCAGATTCAGCACTATTTGTGCATCGCGGTTGACGGTTCCGCAGGATCCAAGCGCGTGATCCAGTATACGGCCGAAATAATGGGAAAAACAGACTGTCGTATTCTTCTATGCGCGATCATGCGCACCACTGTTACAGATTCAGTACCTGAAGGAAAGGACCCCTTTGTAGACATGTCGATTCAGGCCAAATGCAAACTCGAAAATGCCCTCGCCAAGGCAAAAGAGAACCTCACCCAGGGAGGAATCCCGGACGACCGAATCGAAACCCGTCTTATCCAGGGGGCTGAAAGCCGGGCAGGCGCTCTACTGGACACGGCCCGGGCGGCAAAGTGCGACACCATTGTCCTAGGCCGCAAGGGTATATCGGACGTTGAGGCTTTCGATTTGGGACGAATCCCCAGAAAAATTATTTACGCATCCAGAAAATTTACGATTTGGCTGATTCCATGA
- a CDS encoding universal stress protein, with protein sequence MTDIKTIMACVDLSDYSPMTLGYTLGLAQQGDIKITICSVIPLREVTPVFMTGTIYHCREDTTEYLEELKENRKAEINALINKLIMERCPQFSSKIDIRVSTGHPADAILDMVERINPDLVVMANKGRSNLSNFMFGSAAEYVFRYCTAPLLSVRDKNVFKRMDSGKATLEAEKIRTVMAAVDFSPWSPDILAKAGWVAKISGAKLHAFNCISTQEISWVKSHYIPENTFDLEQFLQKEKQRRHDLLADQIKAAGLDRIEGIDISIDSGVPHEQILSTSQDIGADILVLGPRGRSRSARFTLGSTIEKIFRHSPVPVLRLGPDIIH encoded by the coding sequence ATGACTGACATCAAAACCATCATGGCCTGCGTAGACCTGTCCGACTATTCGCCCATGACTCTGGGCTATACATTAGGCCTGGCACAACAGGGAGATATCAAGATCACCATTTGTTCGGTTATTCCCCTAAGGGAGGTCACCCCGGTGTTCATGACAGGGACAATATACCACTGCAGGGAAGATACAACGGAATATCTGGAAGAACTCAAAGAAAACCGGAAAGCCGAAATTAATGCACTGATCAATAAACTGATCATGGAACGATGCCCGCAATTTTCCAGTAAAATAGATATCCGGGTCTCAACGGGACATCCGGCAGATGCAATTCTTGACATGGTTGAACGCATCAACCCGGACCTTGTTGTCATGGCAAATAAGGGCCGGTCCAACCTGTCCAATTTCATGTTCGGCAGTGCTGCCGAATATGTGTTCCGTTACTGCACAGCCCCGTTACTCAGCGTCAGGGACAAAAATGTTTTCAAACGCATGGACTCAGGGAAGGCCACACTCGAAGCCGAAAAGATCCGCACGGTGATGGCGGCTGTGGACTTTTCGCCCTGGTCTCCGGATATTCTGGCCAAGGCCGGGTGGGTGGCAAAAATCAGTGGGGCAAAACTGCATGCATTCAACTGTATCAGCACCCAGGAGATCTCCTGGGTAAAGTCCCACTATATTCCTGAAAACACATTTGACCTAGAACAATTTTTGCAAAAGGAAAAACAGCGGCGGCATGATCTTCTGGCCGACCAGATAAAGGCAGCCGGACTTGACAGGATTGAAGGCATAGATATTTCCATTGATTCAGGTGTACCTCACGAACAGATTCTTTCGACGTCACAGGATATCGGCGCTGACATCCTGGTTCTAGGCCCCAGGGGGCGAAGCCGTTCAGCCAGATTTACCCTGGGCAGCACCATAGAAAAAATTTTCCGCCACAGCCCGGTACCGGTGCTTCGTCTAGGACCGGATATCATCCATTAA
- a CDS encoding CBS domain-containing protein has translation MVDDEKPFRETTRKILERNGFQTILSETGHRTILVMEKNRQIQGILTTRDLLERILPAYLTTSKPARVIREQDLFFQMGKHLIPPRLRRNQ, from the coding sequence ATGGTTGATGATGAAAAACCGTTCAGGGAAACCACGCGCAAGATTCTGGAACGGAACGGTTTTCAGACCATTCTTTCGGAAACCGGCCACAGAACCATACTGGTCATGGAGAAAAACAGGCAGATTCAAGGTATTCTCACGACTCGTGATCTTTTAGAACGGATTCTGCCCGCATACCTGACCACAAGCAAACCCGCAAGGGTAATCCGGGAACAGGACCTGTTTTTTCAAATGGGAAAACACCTGATTCCCCCAAGATTAAGGAGAAACCAATGA
- a CDS encoding CoA-binding protein, whose amino-acid sequence MIQGIVDLAVVTAPINQVPQIIEVCADKGAAGAVIISGGGRETGDQGARIEIQIKAAAGQSGMRIIGPNCIGIAHPRRT is encoded by the coding sequence ATGATACAGGGAATTGTGGACCTGGCTGTTGTGACGGCACCCATCAATCAGGTTCCCCAGATCATTGAGGTGTGCGCAGACAAAGGGGCAGCAGGTGCTGTGATCATCAGTGGCGGAGGCAGGGAGACAGGAGACCAGGGGGCCAGGATAGAAATACAGATCAAGGCCGCTGCCGGGCAAAGCGGTATGCGCATCATCGGCCCCAACTGCATTGGGATCGCCCATCCCCGTCGAACCTGA